One part of the Aurantibacillus circumpalustris genome encodes these proteins:
- the rpe gene encoding ribulose-phosphate 3-epimerase, with translation MSHLIAPSVLSANFANLEKDIEMINASEADWFHVDVMDGVFVPNISFGFPVIKALQKLAKKPLDVHLMIVDPDKFTQAFKDVGADTLTVHLEACTHLHRSIQNIKNVGMKAGVAINPHTPIHLLEDIIADIDLVCMMSVNPGFGGQKFIENTFDKVIKLKQLIKNKNSKALIEIDGGVDLNNYKKLINCGADVLVAGNTVFSSPSPSKTISQLKQI, from the coding sequence ATGTCTCACCTTATTGCGCCTTCCGTTTTATCAGCAAATTTTGCAAATCTTGAAAAAGATATTGAAATGATTAATGCCAGTGAAGCCGATTGGTTTCACGTAGATGTAATGGATGGTGTTTTTGTTCCAAATATTTCATTTGGATTTCCGGTGATTAAGGCTTTACAAAAGCTTGCTAAAAAACCTTTAGATGTACATCTAATGATAGTTGATCCTGATAAATTCACACAGGCTTTTAAGGATGTAGGCGCAGATACACTTACCGTTCACTTAGAAGCATGCACGCACCTTCACCGCAGCATTCAAAATATTAAGAATGTTGGTATGAAAGCTGGTGTTGCTATTAATCCACATACACCTATTCATTTACTTGAAGATATTATAGCCGACATAGATTTAGTTTGTATGATGAGTGTGAATCCGGGTTTCGGTGGACAAAAATTTATTGAAAACACTTTTGATAAAGTAATAAAATTGAAGCAACTGATTAAAAATAAAAACTCTAAAGCATTGATTGAAATTGATGGCGGTGTTGATTTGAATAATTACAAAAAACTCATCAATTGCGGTGCAGATGTTTTGGTTGCGGGCAACACCGTGTTTAGTTCCCCTAGTCCATCAAAAACTATTTCTCAGTTAAAGCAGATTTAG
- a CDS encoding DUF885 domain-containing protein, protein MKKIILSLALLSFISCTQTPQKERIKEFQNLDFNFYKAHFVERLWKLYPEWASSVGYHNYDSVLTVPDQMQREKELAFFRTNLDSLKQFDISRLSEQNKTDLYMITDFLKGGDWGLTSLKSYEWNPSNYNVCGVFAEMLNGNYDSLDTRLYHFYLRMASVPEYYEAAKNTIKNPTTEHTELAISQNLGGVSVFEKDLEELLVKSKLSEEAKANMKVSATDAANAVKGYADWLKKLKNNSPRSFRLGKELYAKKFEFDIQSGYTADQIYEKALAHKKDLHEKMFELTKELWPKYLKGKTMPENKLQAIKQMIDILSIKHVKPDSFQTAIEKQIPVLVDFVNKKNLLYMDSTKPLVVRKEPAYMAGLAGASISSPGPYDKNGNTYYNVGSMNGWTKERAESYLREYNHYILQILNIHEAIPGHYAQLIYSNQAPSIIKAILGNGAMIEGWAVYTERMMLENGYGASDGFFKVDSEMWLMYYKWNLRSTCNTILDYSVHTKNMSKEDALSLLTKEAFQQQAEAEGKWRRVTLSQVQLCSYFTGYKEIYDFREELKIKLGDKFNLKEFHETFLSYGSAPVKYIKELMLTKALDAK, encoded by the coding sequence ATGAAAAAAATAATTTTATCTCTCGCTTTGCTTTCTTTCATCTCTTGTACTCAAACACCGCAGAAAGAAAGAATCAAAGAATTTCAAAATTTAGATTTCAATTTCTATAAAGCGCATTTCGTGGAACGTTTATGGAAACTTTATCCAGAATGGGCTAGCAGTGTTGGATATCATAATTACGACAGTGTATTAACGGTGCCTGACCAAATGCAACGTGAAAAAGAATTGGCGTTTTTCAGAACAAACCTCGACTCGTTAAAACAATTTGATATTTCTAGATTGTCAGAACAAAATAAAACCGATCTGTATATGATCACCGATTTCCTAAAGGGTGGTGATTGGGGCCTTACTTCTTTAAAGTCGTACGAATGGAATCCATCAAACTATAACGTCTGCGGAGTTTTTGCTGAAATGCTGAATGGCAACTATGATAGTTTAGATACCCGCTTATATCATTTTTATTTAAGAATGGCTTCGGTTCCTGAATACTACGAAGCCGCCAAAAACACAATTAAAAATCCAACAACTGAGCATACTGAATTGGCAATCAGTCAAAACTTAGGCGGTGTTTCTGTTTTTGAAAAGGATTTGGAAGAACTTTTAGTAAAATCAAAATTAAGTGAAGAAGCCAAGGCAAACATGAAAGTAAGTGCCACCGATGCTGCGAATGCAGTTAAAGGCTACGCAGACTGGCTAAAAAAATTGAAAAATAATTCTCCAAGAAGTTTTCGTTTGGGTAAAGAATTGTATGCTAAGAAATTTGAATTCGATATTCAATCGGGCTACACAGCTGATCAAATATATGAGAAGGCTTTAGCGCATAAAAAAGATTTGCACGAAAAAATGTTTGAGCTTACTAAAGAATTATGGCCAAAGTATTTAAAAGGTAAAACAATGCCTGAAAATAAACTACAAGCCATCAAACAAATGATTGATATTCTTTCCATTAAACATGTGAAACCAGATTCTTTTCAAACTGCCATTGAAAAACAAATTCCGGTTTTGGTAGATTTTGTGAACAAGAAGAACCTACTTTATATGGATTCAACAAAACCTCTAGTTGTAAGAAAAGAACCTGCTTATATGGCTGGACTTGCTGGTGCTTCTATTTCTTCTCCTGGTCCTTATGATAAAAACGGCAACACCTATTACAATGTCGGAAGCATGAATGGCTGGACAAAAGAAAGAGCTGAAAGTTATTTGCGTGAATACAATCATTATATTTTGCAGATTTTAAATATTCACGAAGCTATTCCAGGACATTATGCGCAATTAATTTATTCTAATCAAGCGCCGAGTATTATAAAAGCTATTCTTGGAAACGGTGCTATGATAGAAGGCTGGGCGGTTTATACAGAACGGATGATGTTGGAAAATGGTTATGGTGCAAGTGATGGTTTTTTCAAAGTAGATTCTGAGATGTGGTTAATGTATTATAAATGGAATTTAAGAAGTACCTGCAATACGATTTTAGATTATTCTGTACATACTAAAAACATGAGCAAAGAAGACGCTTTAAGCTTGTTAACGAAAGAAGCATTTCAGCAACAAGCGGAGGCCGAAGGGAAATGGAGACGCGTTACCTTAAGTCAGGTACAACTCTGCTCCTACTTTACAGGTTATAAAGAAATTTACGATTTTAGAGAAGAACTGAAAATCAAATTAGGAGACAAGTTTAACTTAAAAGAATTTCACGAAACGTTTTTAAGTTACGGAAGCGCACCAGTTAAATACATTAAGGAATTAATGTTGACTAAAGCGTTAGACGCAAAGTAA